CCGTCGAGCGCGCGCAGCCCGAGCGGGAGCAGGAGCAGCGCGCCCAGCCCGACCCGGACCAGGACGAGGGATCCCGGGCTCCAACCGGCCTCGAGCGAGCCGCGGGCCAGCCCGCCGGACAGCCCGAAGGTCGCGGCCGAGACGACGGCGAAGGCCAGCCCCACACGCGTACGGCGAGCGCGGGCCAGGTCAGCGACCGTTGCTGCGCTGTCATGGGTCACGTGGCTCATAGAACATGACACTAGGGTTCGAACGTGTAAGGTGTCAACGTGGTTTTCGCTCATGACACCGAGATGGCGCTCCAGGCCGCCGCCTGGCTGGTGAACTCGGCCGAGGAGCCGGACACGTTGACCTCGCTCGGCGAGCTGCGGGCCCACCTCATCGAGTTCGACTACTCGGTGCCCCGGGCAGCCACCCGCGCCGACCTCGACGAGATCAGGGCCCTGCGCCCGCGGCTGCGGGCGATGCTCACCGCCGACCGCGACGCCGCCGCTGCTCTGGTCAACGAGACGCTCCAGCAGTCGCGCGCCTGCCCGCGCCTGGTGCGCCACGACCCGGTGGACTGGCACCTGCACGCCGTGTCCGACGACGAGCCCCTCGCGACCCGGATCGCCGTCGACACCGCCATGGCGATGGTCGACGTGGTCCGGGCCGACGAGACGTCGCGGCTCTCGG
This DNA window, taken from Nocardioides sp. HDW12B, encodes the following:
- a CDS encoding CGNR zinc finger domain-containing protein, whose protein sequence is MVFAHDTEMALQAAAWLVNSAEEPDTLTSLGELRAHLIEFDYSVPRAATRADLDEIRALRPRLRAMLTADRDAAAALVNETLQQSRACPRLVRHDPVDWHLHAVSDDEPLATRIAVDTAMAMVDVVRADETSRLSVCDLDDCSGVVVDLTRNRSRRFCSSGCGNRAAVAAYRERRRTSG